One Epinephelus moara isolate mb chromosome 20, YSFRI_EMoa_1.0, whole genome shotgun sequence genomic window carries:
- the lmo2 gene encoding rhombotin-2 — MTSTIERKTLEANEEPVDEVLQMPPSLLTCGGCQQSIGDRFFLKAIEQYWHEDCLSCDLCGCRLGEVGRRLYYKLGRKLCRRDYLRLFGQDGLCASCEKRIRAFEMTMRVRDKVYHLECFKCAACQKHFCVGDRYLLINSDIVCEQDIFEWTKLNNNNMV, encoded by the exons GGAACCTGTGGATGAAGTCCTCCAGATGCCCCCGTCCCTGCTGACATGTGGTGGGTGTCAGCAGAGCATCGGTGACAGATTCTTCCTAAAGGCCATCGAGCAGTACTGGCATGAGGACTGCCTGAGCTGTGACCTGTGTGGCTGTCGACTCGGGGAGGTGGGCCGCAGGCTCTACTACAAGCTGGGGAGAAAGTTATGTCGGAGAGACTACCTCAG GCTTTTCGGTCAGGACGGTCTCTGTGCTTCCTGTGAGAAGAGGATCCGAGCGTTTGAGATGACGATGCGTGTGCGGGACAAAGTTTACCATCTGGAATGCTTCAAGTGTGCCGCGTGCCAGAAGCACTTCTGCGTGGGTGACCGCTACCTGCTCATCAACTCAGACATTGTGTGCGAGCAGGACATCTTTGAGTGGACCAAACTcaacaataacaacatggtTTAG